The following proteins are encoded in a genomic region of Bubalus kerabau isolate K-KA32 ecotype Philippines breed swamp buffalo chromosome 15, PCC_UOA_SB_1v2, whole genome shotgun sequence:
- the RAB39A gene encoding ras-related protein Rab-39A produces METIWIYQFRLIVIGDSTVGKSCLLHRFTQGRFPGLRSPACDPTVGVDFFSRLLEIEPGKRIKLQLWDTAGQERFRSITRSYYRNSVGGFLVFDITNRRSFEHVKDWLEEAKMHVQPFQIVFLLVGHKCDLASRRQVTREEAEKLSADCGMKYIETSAKDATNVEESFTILTRDIYELIKRGEICIQDGWEGVKSGFVPNTVHSSEEAVKPRKECFC; encoded by the exons ATGGAGACCATCTGGATCTACCAGTTCCGCCTCATCGTCATCGGGGACTCCACCGTGGGAAAGTCGTGCCTCCTGCACCGCTTCACTCAGGGCCGCTTTCCTGGGCTACGCTCCCCAGCCTGCGACCCCACCGTCGGCGTGGACTTCTTCTCCCGCCTGCTGGAGATCGAGCCCGGCAAGAGGATAAAGCTGCAGCTCTGGGACACGGCGGGACAGGAACGGTTCAG atcaaTAACTCGATCTTATTACCGCAACTCGGTTGGTGGATTTTTAGTATTTGACATTACTAACCGACGGTCTTTTGAACACGTGAAAgattggctggaagaagcaaaaatgCACGTACAGCCATTTCAGATTGTATTTCTGCTAGTGGGACATAAATGTGATTTAGCTTCACGACGTCAAGTTACAAGGGAAGAAGCTGAAAAACTGTCAGCAGACTGTGGTATGAAGTATATAGAAACCTCAGCAAAAGATGCTACGAATGTTGAGGAATCCTTCACTATCTTGACAAGAGACATATATGAACTTATTAAAAGGGGAGAGATTTGTATTCAGGATGGCTGGGAAGGGGTTAAAAGTGGTTTCGTTCCAAATACTGTGCATTCTTCTGAGGAAGCAGTAAAGCCCAGGAAAGAGTGCTTCTGCTGA